A single Litorilinea aerophila DNA region contains:
- the dnaE gene encoding DNA polymerase III subunit alpha: MADSNDFVHLHTHSEYSLLDGLGRVKKLVAEAKRLGQPALALTDHGAMHGAIEFFRACRDAGIQPIIGLEAYQTLWGRPMTGREHQLDRENYHLLLLAKDMTGYRNLLKICSQSHLRGYYYRPRVDHDFLAAHAKGLICTTGCLGAEVPQLLMQGKEEEAYQRLGWYVDVFGKENFFIELQEHSIPELVEVNKVLIPWAKKFGLQLVVTNDVHYVREEDGGPHDILLCVQTGASVDAPDRMRMSDGSYFLKSRAQMEETFRPLLDLEDPFGRSAFDNTRLVAEMCQVDLEDPNYHLPDLPIPEGFTYETYLRHLTEKGLRERYGDRADDPEVQERKERELRIIHEMGFDVYFLIVADLCNFARSRNIWWNVRGSGAGSLVAYCIGITGIDPLKNNLIFERFLNPGRVTMPDFDLDFPDDQREEMIRYTVEKYGEDQVAQIVTFGRMKARAAIRDVGRAKGIELKQVDRIAKLIPAIPGKPVTIQDVLTEGHEFYNPELVELYQQHEWVRDLLDTSMKLEGVARHSSVHAAAVIVADRELTHYTPLMRGNKNTITSTITQYEFPILESIGLLKVDFLGLSTLSVMREAARLIKERHGVEYNLSTIPFEGPEAEDAFKLLSSGEVSGVFQVESQGMRRVLTEMRPTSFEHIVATISLYRPGPLEYIPQFIRRLHGEEQVEYKHPALEPILSETYGICVSGDALITEARTGRRYRLADIGQLQEFHVQGVDANWRPAIGRVTHWIDSGEKPVYRITLRNGASTKVTEDHRLLTEFGWRPLRDLRPGDYVAVPPSLFGPQETVQPVDRRRLRVLAYLLGDGSLASAACVDFVSKDPALLAEYERCLEAFEGVRPHFTKQVRGVIRIGASKKAGAGDYHTPNVLLAWLRELGLKAPAGQRPGGVRSHEKFIPDFVFGLGTEDLAFFLASLWDCDGYVSHKLCHYRTVSPRLAEQVQTLLLRLGIQSAIYQSQYAVGRGTQQRTSYQVTVYDTARFAALLQPHMVSAKRDVACNQQRSPTLARQPFLEEVDAVRTLSYRGLMEAYGVSRQHFYPKGRARERISARVAGSLADVMPLPETRRRLNLAWEEVVSIEFVGVEHVYDLTVEGLHSFVADNIVVHNCVYQEQIIQILSQLAGYTPGEADLVRRAISKKKASDIEKHKKIFAEGCARNGIPKEVAHAIYADIEYFARYGFNKCLPGDAEIVDAASGRLVRVADLYAGTVQLAETVTCDVAHLTLRPGRVSAVMDNGVKPVYRLTTRLGKRLEATANHPFYTLEGWRHLEELKPGDRIAVPRRLPVEGRQEWPDHEVIVLGHLLAEGNLCHPHSVYFYSQDWEQVEDYVQAAEQFDNVQCTVSRHRETFSVYARRIDRRQEPGIVPWARKLRIWGRNARDKEIPGAVFELTNRQIGLLLSRMWEGDGHINVHGRSLYYATASERLARQMQHLLLRFGIISRLRTVQFPYKEGRVGYQLFITGHDNIQIFAERIGCFFVSRERQAMLEQLLLKAPLANGTSMVWRKYHGRNSAAMSLVEPINEFLPGFTKDIVPLGVKALVRAAKERTGITWAQVKADCGVAQREFYPTNAPTKQGFTRQTIQRLADYFDDDALRRYADNDIYWDEIESIEYVGEKQTYDLEVPGTHNFIANDILVHNSHAADYAVITVQTAFLKARYPVEYMAALLLVERDKTEKVVNFINECRRMGIDVLPPDVNYSGLDFEIQELPADTPTMAHRDPQLGYDFPVPPGSAIRFGMAAVKNVGEGPVKAIIEAREEGGPFTSLEDFCDRVDLRQVNRRALECLIKVGAFDRFGKRTQLLAVIDEMVARSASTHQARESGQLSMFDLLEDVNAAEVSPIRLPDIEEAKGRERLQWEKELLGVYAMSHPLQHLEVDLRNLVTCGCNELDARYDGKNVMLAGMIAGVRTITTKKGDPMAFVQLEDLQGQCEVVVFPRTYAEVKELLIPDNVVVVKGKAQTREGQTSLLADSIQTYIDRPVVKDEDESSRYQKPLLDVAPTINGMAVAEEELEYMDAYTDDDLPLAEESPFRDVPPAWINAAAPADAETADSEAHAATSSPAESQEPTAAPALAVVETAQASAAPPEPSPTAGPGRDRPSEESATRRAVPGEEPAANQPDGYADRAAPSNGHGRGNGHKAHQDDPAPDNGEDEAQGVEKRKGTRRGSQRAARASLEPRVLEITFRCSGNLERDKYRLKEIHETTRDPRGRDRFFIVLKSNGHARKLAFPNDPCTISDRLLHELTKRFRLEVTVTDSAP, from the coding sequence ATGGCCGACTCCAACGACTTTGTTCATCTGCATACCCACTCGGAATATTCCCTCCTGGATGGCCTGGGCCGGGTCAAAAAGCTGGTGGCCGAGGCCAAACGCCTGGGGCAGCCGGCCCTGGCCCTGACGGATCATGGTGCCATGCACGGCGCCATTGAGTTTTTCCGGGCCTGCCGGGACGCGGGTATTCAGCCCATCATCGGGCTGGAGGCCTACCAGACCCTTTGGGGGCGGCCCATGACCGGCCGGGAACATCAGCTGGACCGGGAGAACTACCACCTGCTGCTCCTGGCCAAAGACATGACCGGCTACCGCAACCTCCTGAAAATCTGCAGCCAGAGCCATCTTCGGGGCTACTACTACCGGCCACGGGTGGATCACGACTTCCTCGCGGCCCACGCGAAAGGGCTGATCTGCACCACCGGCTGCCTGGGCGCAGAGGTGCCCCAGCTCCTCATGCAGGGCAAGGAGGAGGAGGCCTACCAGCGGTTGGGCTGGTATGTGGATGTCTTCGGCAAGGAAAACTTCTTCATCGAGCTGCAGGAGCACAGCATCCCCGAGCTGGTGGAGGTGAACAAGGTCCTGATCCCGTGGGCCAAGAAGTTCGGCCTGCAACTGGTGGTGACCAACGACGTCCACTACGTGCGGGAGGAAGATGGCGGCCCCCACGACATTTTGCTCTGTGTGCAGACGGGCGCCAGCGTGGACGCGCCCGACCGCATGCGCATGAGCGACGGCAGCTACTTCCTCAAGAGCCGCGCCCAGATGGAGGAGACCTTCCGCCCCCTGCTCGACCTGGAGGATCCTTTTGGGCGGAGCGCCTTCGACAACACCCGGCTGGTGGCCGAGATGTGCCAGGTGGATCTGGAGGATCCCAACTACCACCTGCCCGACCTGCCCATTCCCGAGGGCTTTACCTACGAAACCTACCTGCGCCATCTCACCGAAAAGGGGCTGCGGGAACGGTATGGCGACCGCGCCGATGATCCGGAGGTGCAGGAGCGGAAGGAGCGGGAGCTGCGCATCATCCACGAGATGGGGTTCGATGTCTACTTCCTCATCGTGGCGGATCTGTGCAACTTTGCCCGCAGCCGCAACATCTGGTGGAACGTGCGCGGGTCTGGCGCGGGCTCCCTGGTGGCCTACTGCATCGGCATCACCGGCATCGATCCCCTGAAGAACAACCTGATCTTCGAGCGCTTCCTCAACCCCGGCCGGGTCACCATGCCCGACTTCGACCTGGATTTCCCCGACGACCAGCGGGAAGAGATGATCCGCTACACGGTGGAAAAGTATGGGGAAGATCAGGTGGCCCAGATCGTCACCTTTGGCCGCATGAAAGCCCGGGCCGCCATCCGGGACGTGGGACGGGCCAAGGGAATCGAGCTCAAACAGGTGGACCGCATCGCCAAGCTGATCCCGGCCATCCCGGGCAAGCCGGTCACCATCCAGGATGTGCTCACCGAGGGCCACGAATTTTACAACCCGGAGCTGGTGGAGCTCTACCAGCAGCACGAGTGGGTGCGGGACCTCCTGGACACCTCCATGAAGCTGGAGGGGGTGGCCCGCCATTCCAGCGTCCACGCCGCGGCCGTCATCGTGGCCGACCGGGAGCTAACCCACTACACCCCGCTCATGCGCGGGAACAAGAACACCATCACCAGCACCATTACCCAGTATGAGTTTCCCATCCTGGAGTCCATCGGCCTGCTGAAGGTGGACTTCCTGGGCCTGAGCACCCTGTCGGTCATGCGGGAGGCGGCCCGGCTGATCAAAGAGCGCCATGGGGTGGAGTATAACCTGAGCACCATTCCCTTCGAGGGGCCAGAGGCAGAAGATGCCTTCAAGCTCCTCTCCAGCGGGGAGGTGAGTGGCGTCTTCCAGGTGGAAAGCCAGGGCATGCGCCGGGTGCTCACCGAGATGCGCCCCACTTCCTTCGAGCACATCGTGGCCACCATTTCCCTCTACCGGCCCGGCCCGCTGGAATACATCCCCCAGTTCATCCGTCGCCTCCACGGCGAAGAGCAGGTGGAATACAAGCACCCGGCCCTGGAGCCCATCCTCTCGGAGACCTACGGGATCTGCGTCAGCGGTGACGCGCTGATCACCGAAGCGCGCACCGGTCGTCGCTATCGGCTGGCTGACATTGGCCAGCTCCAAGAGTTCCACGTACAGGGGGTCGATGCCAATTGGCGACCGGCGATAGGGCGTGTGACCCACTGGATTGACAGCGGCGAGAAGCCCGTCTATCGCATCACGTTGCGCAACGGCGCCAGTACCAAAGTCACCGAAGACCATCGTCTCCTGACCGAGTTCGGTTGGCGTCCTTTGCGTGATCTCAGGCCGGGTGACTACGTGGCTGTGCCCCCTTCCCTGTTTGGTCCCCAAGAGACTGTTCAGCCGGTAGATCGTCGACGGCTACGGGTATTGGCCTATCTCTTAGGGGATGGCAGCCTGGCCAGCGCTGCCTGCGTTGACTTTGTCTCCAAAGATCCGGCCTTATTGGCCGAATATGAGCGCTGCCTGGAGGCATTCGAGGGGGTTCGTCCCCATTTCACAAAACAGGTCCGTGGTGTGATCCGAATTGGCGCTTCTAAGAAAGCGGGCGCTGGAGACTACCATACGCCCAATGTCCTGTTGGCCTGGCTGCGTGAACTGGGGCTGAAGGCGCCAGCTGGCCAACGGCCAGGCGGCGTCCGCAGCCATGAAAAGTTCATCCCCGATTTCGTCTTTGGTTTAGGGACGGAAGATCTGGCCTTTTTCCTGGCATCCCTGTGGGACTGCGATGGATATGTCAGCCATAAACTCTGTCACTACCGGACAGTTTCTCCGCGGCTGGCGGAACAAGTGCAGACATTATTGTTGCGGCTGGGGATTCAATCTGCCATCTATCAAAGTCAATACGCGGTCGGCCGGGGGACACAACAGCGCACCAGTTACCAGGTGACCGTTTACGATACAGCCCGTTTTGCTGCCCTGCTTCAACCCCACATGGTATCGGCCAAACGGGACGTGGCCTGCAACCAACAGCGTTCTCCCACCCTTGCCCGCCAGCCTTTTTTAGAGGAGGTGGACGCAGTCCGTACCCTCTCCTATCGAGGGTTGATGGAAGCCTATGGCGTCAGCCGCCAGCATTTCTACCCGAAGGGGCGTGCCAGGGAGCGTATTTCCGCCCGGGTGGCAGGTTCATTGGCAGATGTAATGCCCCTCCCCGAAACCCGCAGGCGGCTCAACCTGGCCTGGGAGGAAGTCGTCTCCATTGAGTTCGTCGGCGTGGAGCATGTGTACGATCTGACCGTAGAGGGTCTCCATAGCTTTGTGGCCGATAACATTGTCGTCCACAACTGCGTCTACCAGGAGCAGATCATCCAGATCCTAAGCCAGCTCGCCGGCTACACTCCCGGCGAGGCCGACCTGGTGCGCCGGGCCATCTCCAAGAAGAAGGCCTCGGACATCGAGAAGCATAAGAAGATCTTCGCCGAGGGCTGCGCCAGGAACGGCATTCCCAAAGAGGTGGCCCACGCCATCTACGCGGACATCGAGTATTTCGCCCGTTACGGCTTCAACAAATGTTTGCCGGGCGACGCCGAAATCGTGGACGCGGCCTCTGGCAGGTTGGTACGGGTGGCGGATCTCTATGCCGGTACGGTCCAACTTGCGGAGACTGTCACCTGCGATGTGGCGCACCTGACCCTGAGGCCGGGGCGTGTCTCCGCTGTGATGGATAATGGGGTAAAGCCGGTCTATCGGCTCACCACCCGCCTGGGGAAACGGCTCGAAGCAACGGCCAATCACCCCTTCTACACCCTGGAGGGCTGGCGACACCTGGAAGAGCTGAAGCCAGGGGATCGGATCGCCGTACCCCGGCGTCTACCTGTGGAGGGAAGGCAGGAGTGGCCGGATCATGAAGTGATCGTGCTGGGACATCTCCTGGCCGAAGGCAACCTCTGCCACCCACACTCGGTCTACTTCTACAGTCAGGATTGGGAGCAGGTCGAGGATTATGTCCAGGCCGCCGAACAGTTCGATAACGTCCAATGCACCGTCTCCAGGCATCGGGAAACATTCTCGGTCTACGCCAGGCGTATTGACCGACGACAAGAGCCGGGGATTGTCCCCTGGGCCAGAAAACTCCGCATCTGGGGGCGAAATGCCCGCGATAAAGAGATTCCCGGGGCTGTATTCGAGCTGACCAACCGGCAGATCGGCCTGCTTCTCAGCCGCATGTGGGAAGGCGACGGACACATCAACGTCCATGGGCGTAGCCTCTACTACGCCACTGCGTCAGAACGCCTGGCCCGGCAAATGCAACACCTCCTGCTGCGATTCGGCATCATCAGCCGTTTACGGACGGTTCAGTTTCCGTATAAGGAGGGACGTGTTGGGTATCAGCTTTTCATAACGGGCCACGACAATATCCAGATCTTTGCGGAGCGAATTGGCTGCTTCTTCGTCAGCCGGGAGCGCCAGGCCATGCTCGAGCAGCTGTTGCTCAAAGCGCCCCTGGCAAATGGAACCAGTATGGTCTGGCGTAAATACCACGGCAGAAATTCGGCGGCAATGTCTCTGGTAGAGCCTATCAACGAATTTCTGCCGGGATTTACTAAAGACATTGTCCCGCTGGGCGTCAAAGCCCTGGTGCGTGCAGCCAAAGAGCGCACCGGCATCACCTGGGCGCAGGTCAAGGCCGACTGCGGGGTGGCCCAGCGCGAATTTTATCCAACGAATGCGCCCACCAAACAGGGTTTTACCCGCCAGACTATCCAGCGGCTGGCCGATTATTTCGACGATGATGCGTTGCGGCGCTACGCCGATAACGACATCTACTGGGATGAGATTGAATCCATTGAATACGTCGGCGAAAAGCAGACGTACGATCTGGAGGTCCCCGGCACCCACAATTTCATTGCCAACGACATCCTCGTCCACAACAGCCACGCCGCCGACTACGCGGTCATCACCGTGCAGACGGCCTTCCTCAAAGCCCGCTACCCGGTGGAGTATATGGCGGCCCTGCTCCTGGTGGAACGGGACAAGACGGAGAAGGTGGTCAACTTCATCAACGAGTGCCGCCGTATGGGGATCGACGTCCTGCCGCCAGATGTGAACTACAGCGGCCTGGACTTCGAGATCCAGGAGCTCCCGGCCGATACGCCCACCATGGCCCACCGGGACCCCCAACTGGGCTACGATTTTCCCGTGCCGCCCGGCAGCGCCATCCGCTTCGGCATGGCAGCCGTGAAGAACGTGGGCGAAGGGCCGGTCAAGGCCATCATCGAGGCCCGGGAAGAGGGTGGCCCCTTCACCAGCCTGGAGGACTTCTGCGACCGGGTGGACCTGCGCCAGGTCAACCGCCGCGCGCTGGAATGTCTCATCAAGGTGGGCGCCTTCGACCGCTTCGGCAAACGCACCCAGCTCCTGGCCGTTATCGACGAAATGGTGGCCCGCTCGGCCAGCACCCACCAGGCCCGGGAAAGCGGCCAGCTCTCCATGTTTGACCTCCTGGAGGACGTGAACGCCGCCGAGGTGTCGCCCATCCGGCTGCCCGATATCGAGGAGGCCAAAGGCCGGGAACGGCTCCAGTGGGAGAAGGAGCTGCTGGGCGTCTATGCCATGAGCCACCCCCTGCAACACCTGGAAGTGGACCTGCGCAACCTGGTCACCTGTGGGTGTAATGAGCTGGATGCCCGCTACGACGGCAAGAACGTGATGCTGGCCGGCATGATCGCCGGCGTGCGCACCATCACCACCAAGAAGGGCGATCCCATGGCCTTTGTACAACTGGAAGATCTGCAGGGCCAGTGTGAGGTGGTGGTCTTCCCCCGCACCTACGCCGAGGTCAAGGAGCTGCTGATCCCGGACAATGTGGTGGTGGTGAAAGGCAAAGCCCAGACGCGCGAAGGGCAGACCAGCCTGCTGGCTGACAGCATCCAGACCTACATCGACCGGCCCGTGGTCAAGGATGAGGACGAGAGCAGCCGATACCAGAAGCCGCTGCTGGATGTGGCACCGACCATCAACGGAATGGCCGTGGCCGAAGAGGAGCTAGAATACATGGACGCCTACACGGACGACGACCTGCCCCTGGCCGAGGAAAGCCCCTTCCGGGATGTTCCGCCCGCCTGGATCAATGCTGCTGCCCCTGCCGACGCGGAAACCGCCGATTCGGAGGCCCATGCGGCGACGTCCTCCCCAGCGGAATCCCAGGAGCCGACCGCCGCCCCTGCTCTGGCAGTGGTGGAAACGGCCCAGGCCTCAGCCGCGCCGCCAGAGCCGTCCCCCACTGCCGGGCCAGGCCGGGACCGCCCGTCGGAAGAATCAGCCACCAGGCGTGCCGTCCCGGGGGAGGAACCGGCGGCGAACCAGCCTGACGGTTACGCCGACCGCGCCGCCCCGAGCAATGGCCACGGACGCGGTAACGGCCACAAGGCCCACCAAGATGATCCCGCCCCAGATAACGGAGAGGACGAGGCCCAGGGGGTTGAAAAGCGCAAAGGCACCAGACGTGGCAGCCAGCGTGCTGCCCGGGCGTCCCTCGAACCTCGGGTGCTGGAAATCACCTTCCGCTGTAGTGGCAATCTGGAGCGGGACAAATACCGGCTCAAGGAAATTCACGAGACAACCCGGGATCCTCGGGGGCGGGATCGCTTCTTCATCGTTCTCAAGAGCAACGGCCACGCCCGCAAGCTGGCTTTCCCCAACGATCCCTGCACCATCAGCGACCGCCTGCTCCACGAGCTGACCAAGCGCTTCCGGCTGGAGGTCACGGTCACCGATTCGGCCCCGTAG